Proteins encoded in a region of the Augochlora pura isolate Apur16 chromosome 4, APUR_v2.2.1, whole genome shotgun sequence genome:
- the LOC144469532 gene encoding splicing regulator SDE2 has translation MINVQISTASGARQMFTVVTPIKLVDLRNRIENFTNSSQENFYIVHNGKLVNENDTCYHGYVSIVPRLLGGKGGFGSMLRAIGAQIEKTTNREACRDLSGRRLRDINEEKRLKAWIEKQGKREEEAAERKKKKLERLCTEPKHEFKDQTYDRERSVLTERVGDAVEEGFKIAGGSGLKRKFDDVFKPNKKKTLLDIDIDSDELDSSDESDDEKTKVRKINQTELLSNDSGHSNGESGRDSGNKNGMEFNYSEVISIHRIDDRNSELSNLNLMKTSGEDLKESIGIVRSL, from the exons ATGATAAACGTTCAAATAAGTACTGCATCTGGTGCGAGGCAAATGTTTACCGTTGTCACACCGATTAAACTTGTCGATTTGCGTAATCGGATCGAAAATTTTACG AATTCCTCGCAAGAAAACTTTTATATCGTACATAACGGAAAGCTTGTGAACGAGAACGATACTTGCTATCATGGATACGTTTCTATCGTTCCCCGACTGCTCGGGGGAAAGGGAGGCTTTGGATCTATGTTGCGCGCAATCGGTGCACAAATCGAGAAAACTACGAATCGCGAGGCTTGCAGAGACTTGAGTGGCCGCAGGCTTCGCGATATCAACGAGGAAAAAAGATTAAAGGCTTGGATCGAGAAACAAGGAAAACGCGAAGAAGAAGCTGCAGAgcgcaagaaaaagaaattggaaCGACTTTGCACCGAACCAAAACATGAGTTCAAAGATCAGACGTACGATCGTGAAAGATCAGTTTTAACGGAAAGGGTCGGCGATGCTGTCGAAGAAGGATTTAAGATTGCTGGTGGATCTGgactaaaaagaaaattcgacgaTGTGTTTAaaccgaataaaaagaaaactttaTTGGACATAGATATCGATTCCGACGAGTTGGACAGTTCCGACGAAAGCGACGACGAAAAAACAAAAGTTAGGAAAATTAATCAAACTGAACTCTTATCGAACGATAGTGGACACTCCAACGGCGAAAGCGGTAGAGATAGTGGGAATAAAAATGGgatggaatttaattattctgaagTTATTTCCATTCATAGAATAGACGATAGAAATTCAGAACtttccaatttaaatttaatgaaaactaGTGGCGAAGATCTTAAAGAATCTATAGGAATCGTGCGTTCTTTGTAA
- the LOC144469528 gene encoding CLIP domain-containing serine protease HP8-like, translated as MIKLIVSSVLLQALIVPYTVHAQYAGSFSRCATPYGASGVCIGIRECPVLLHILQMQPIPPGTVEFLRQSRCSVEGEELRVCCPGASLNTTPRGNQEYPNLGGQTPSPQGIDANNPYLGGNVDSNASYDLSNNSLLPTECGKDLSQRIFGGERTDIDEFPWMALLEYARPNGRSTSCGGVLISKRYVLTAAHCIVGKDLPKTWRLENVRLGEYNTDTHPDCIQDGDVILVCADDPVTVGVEEQIAHENYRPSSRDQKYDIALLRLTRDVSFTNYVKPICLPPNAAIPDEQHLFAAGWGKTENRSSSGVKLKVSLPLVNKEQCQVTYSNAGVNLGASQICAGGQKNKDSCRGDSGGPLMALERTREGKGKWSVVGVVSFGPSPCGMLGWPGVYTKVADFVPWIIGKMRP; from the exons ATGATCAAATTAATTGTCTCGAGCGTGCTCCTCCAAGCACTGATCGTACCGTACACCGTCCATGCGC AGTATGCAGGATCATTCTCGAGGTGCGCGACACCGTACGGTGCGAGCGGAGTGTGTATCGGTATTCGAGAATGCCCAGTGTTGCTGCATATCCTGCAAATGCAACCCATTCCTCCAGGAACCGTAGAATTTTTGAGACAATCGCGGTGCAGCGTCGAAGGGGAGGAGCTGCGCGTGTGTTGTCCAGGAGCAAGCTTGAACACAACTCCCCGCGGCAATCAAGAATACCCCAACTTGGGTGGACAAACGCCGAGTCCGCAGGGTATCGATGCGAACAATCCGTATCTCGGAGGAAACGTCGATTCAAACGCGTCGTACGATCTATCCAATAATTCCTTGCTTCCGACCGAATGCGGCAAGGATTTGTCTCAAAGAATTTTTGGCGGAGAACGCACCGACATCGACGAATTCCCTTGGATGGCTCTCTTGGAGTATGCTAGAC CGAACGGAAGGTCGACGTCTTGCGGAGGTGTGCTGATCAGCAAGCGTTACGTCCTTACGGCGGCGCACTGCATCGTGGGCAAGGATTTGCCCAAGACATGGAGATTGGAGAACGTCCGTTTAGGAGAATACAACACCGACACACATCCCGATTGCATACAAGACGGGGACGTGATTCTCGTCTGCGCCGACGACCCGGTCACCGTCGGAGTGGAGGAACAGATCGCGCACGAGAACTATCGACCGTCCTCCAGGGACCAGAAGTACGACATCGCGTTGCTCAGGTTGACTCGGGACGTTTCGTTCACCAACTACGTGAAACCGATTTGTCTGCCGCCGAACGCGGCCATCCCCGACGAGCAGCATCTATTCGCCGCTGGCTGGGGAAAGACGGAGAACAGGTCGTCGTCGGGCGTCAAGTTGAAGGTCTCGCTGCCTCTGGTCAACAAGGAACAATGCCAGGTGACCTACAGTAATGCCGGAGTGAACCTCGGCGCCAGCCAAATCTGTGCCGGCGGCCAAAAGAACAAAGATTCCTGCAGAGGAGACTCGGGCGGACCTTTGATGGCATTGGAGAGAACTCGAGAGGGTAAAGGGAAATGGTCGGTCGTCGGCGTCGTCTCGTTTGGACCGTCGCCCTGCGGCATGCTCGGATGGCCCGGCGTCTACACTAAAGTTGCCGACTTTGTACCTTGGATCATCGGCAAGATGAGACCTTGA
- the LOC144469536 gene encoding transmembrane protein 216 isoform X2 yields MPTIATSSLTYEILMYLNSFYFGMFAVCELGMGFFKAANLPSPGTSTTLTEFALLFFLIVTEGARIYLGRKGNLTEHGLPILIGVVLTVPSSLATLYFLIWQNYVLRLELFIDRHLPKSKPMLDSVLCLLYECNIKFNITEF; encoded by the exons atgCCCACAATAGCCACTTCCTCTTTGACGTATGAAATTCTCATGTACCTaaactctttttatttcggtaTGTTTGCTGTTTGCGAGTTAGGCATGGGATTCTTCAAGGCAGCAAATTTGCCTTCACCTGGCACAAGCACAACGCTGACAGAGTTTGCACTTTTGTTCTTCCTCATAGTCACAGAAGGAGCTAGAATTTATCTTGGAAGGAAAGGAAACTTGACCGAACATGGATTACCGATTCTGATCGGAGTTGTTTTAACAGTGCCCAGTTCATTGGCGACATTGTATTTCTTGATCTGGCAGAACTATGTGCTCAGGCTAGAA CTATTTATCGACCGCCATCTCCCGAAGAGTAAGCCCATGCTTGATTCTGTTCTCTGTCTCCTTTACGAGTGcaacataaaattcaatatcacagaattttaa
- the LOC144469536 gene encoding transmembrane protein 216 isoform X1 — MPTIATSSLTYEILMYLNSFYFGMFAVCELGMGFFKAANLPSPGTSTTLTEFALLFFLIVTEGARIYLGRKGNLTEHGLPILIGVVLTVPSSLATLYFLIWQNYVLRLEVILCSIQLVLLASELIISILCLIAIYRPPSPEE, encoded by the coding sequence atgCCCACAATAGCCACTTCCTCTTTGACGTATGAAATTCTCATGTACCTaaactctttttatttcggtaTGTTTGCTGTTTGCGAGTTAGGCATGGGATTCTTCAAGGCAGCAAATTTGCCTTCACCTGGCACAAGCACAACGCTGACAGAGTTTGCACTTTTGTTCTTCCTCATAGTCACAGAAGGAGCTAGAATTTATCTTGGAAGGAAAGGAAACTTGACCGAACATGGATTACCGATTCTGATCGGAGTTGTTTTAACAGTGCCCAGTTCATTGGCGACATTGTATTTCTTGATCTGGCAGAACTATGTGCTCAGGCTAGAAGTAATACTCTGCAGCATACAATTAGTTTTGTTGGCATCagaattaatcatttcaatcTTGTGCCTTATAGCTATTTATCGACCGCCATCTCCCGAAGAGTAA